In one window of Vespa crabro chromosome 6, iyVesCrab1.2, whole genome shotgun sequence DNA:
- the LOC124425256 gene encoding putative uncharacterized protein DDB_G0277255 translates to MATYLKRTSKLFDISLLRSSADVNLRDLMCPVCRGILIEPVTLPCTHNLCLRCLKGTFEHNSLSCPLCRVRVGSWLRTATKSETLVNNALWELIRTKFPKEVEDKYNGDDGEIELDAGLSTRNKILSAAGEIRREYEAQLQMAEEEMRRQRKNEEIASQALIRKIQVEEQQQQFVQIARDQLLAQNLAKKQLAEKQKEVTMYQNECATSSMSNCSVDISKIDTKSMPLLNTEIFKFDGPNLETRKMNLSELKNGSELRRSNIALISKIRAERYASSAKPNTSNAYKDSTAKFCCQKSMPVYNTIARTLKHQVVTKFTQPGTSNYTLEPGCSTSKIYGMQSKEELRVPSDVLSSKKKSLGVEVCMTSGNGDERIGSAESAGSHDSINQEIHHFKPIKAMPRTPFKMSIDGKQIEPKLVRVIPVLKRISNALPKAPSPTHLKRIIGCSWSAFKGKIRQDMKIKENVCETRERIDEVQQNPSTSLTQQANVTVNKSSKSQIHDAIRRLDLVPELSFDSNKNYAKNINRTINGTKVSKKLILDEHVTSGKVQKTWRSQIKNGMMGKSKRQKNIWSNRKDVEFTLDKEEVNDNVTNSDPSFNNAKERLECNEDLECNEQKEDSRDNVAVENIAERIKKRKVNIKRKNSQVEQDKILEADSGDERKPTNKRGIRKRALSRKGNNQTSTSERSAVTVQKRIKLNCSHKPTLRNKSENIKNDVDSLNTSCKTIIHGLRKSSRNIKTVVNNSSKKYDQDVLNKENPNNNKHNYDRLNSCLVSQGTISNNTNSATIINENVLSNEEVIKEQERIERLVLQEKEDFELAQRLQTKFDEMERIAGRTRRSRKAIESGDISLDLYKIEVGRTVHKVASTHTAKRSTLNQTVSSETKQRGRPRKSVK, encoded by the exons ATGGCGACATATTTAAAACGAACgtcaaaattatttgatatttcattGTTGCGGTCTTCCGCAGATGTGAATTTAAGAGATTTAATGTGTCCCGTGTGCCGCGGTATATTAATCGAGCCAGTGACACTTCCTTGTACACATAACCTCTGTTTACGGTGCTTGAAAGGAACCTTTGAACATAACAGCCTGAGTTGTCCTCTTTGCAGAGTTCGTGTAGGTTCTTGGCTTCGTACAGCTACCAAGTCTGAAACATTGGTCAATAACGCACTTTGGGAACTCATCAGGACTAAATTTCCCAAAGAGGTTGAAGACAAATATAACGGAGACGACGGAGAAATTGAATTGGACGCTG GATTATCAACCAGGAATAAAATACTTAGTGCTGCTGGAGAGATTCGAAGAGAATATGAAGCACAACTTCAAATGGCTGAAGAAGAAATGCGACgtcaaagaaagaacgaagaaattgCTAGCCAGgcattaataagaaaaattcaagTTGAAGAACAGCAGCAACAATTTGTGCAGATAGCACGAGATCAATTATTAGCTCAAAATTTAGCAAAAAAACAATTAgcagagaaacaaaaagaggtGACAATGTACCAAAATGAATGCGCAACTTCGTCAATGTCAAATTGTTCAGTTGATATATCTAAGATTGATACTAAATCAATGCCATTACTTAATacagaaatttttaaatttgatgGGCCAAATttggaaacaagaaaaatgaatcTTTCAGAATTAAAAAATGGTTCTGAATTAAGACGTTCTAATATTGCTTTGATATCCAAAATTCGTGCAGAAAGATATGCGTCGAGTGCAAAACCAAACACATCAAATGCATATAAAGATTCTACTGCTAAGTTTTGTTGTCAAAAGTCAATGCCTGTTTATAACACAATTGCAAGAACTTTAAAACATCAAGTGGTAACTAAATTTACTCAGCCTGGAACTTCAAATTATACTTTGGAACCAGGATGTTCCACTTCTAAAATTTATGgtatgcagagcaaagaagaATTACGTGTACCCAGTGATGTTTTAagtagtaaaaagaaaagtttaggTGTAGAAGTTTGCATGACCTCAGGAAATGGCGATGAAAGAATTGGTAGTGCTGAAAGTGCAGGTAGTCATGATAGTATCAATCAAGAAATTCATCACTTTAAACCTATTAAGGCAATGCCGCGAACACCTTTCAAAATGTCCATAG atgGAAAACAAATTGAACCAAAATTGGTTAGGGTAATACCTGTTTTGAAGAGAATATCTAATGCTTTACCAAAGGCTCCGTCTCCAACTCATTTAAAGAGAATTATTGGATGTTCATGGAGTGCTTTTAAAG gTAAAATTAGACaagatatgaaaataaaggaGAATGTGTGTGAAActagagagagaatagatgaAGTTCAACAAAATCCATCAACTTCTCTTACCCAACAAGCTAATGTTACTGTTAATAAATCATCAAAGTCTCAGATACATGATGCTATACGCAGACTTGATTTGGTTCCTGAACTATCATttgatagtaataagaattacgcaaagaatataaatagaacAATTAATGGTACTAAAGTAAGCAAAAAACTAATCTTAGACGAGCATGTAACTTCAGGGAAAGTTCAAAAAACTTGGAGATCACAAATAAAGAACGGTATGATGGGAAAAAGTAAGAGACAAAAGAATATATGGTCAAATAGAAAAGATGTCGAGTTTACattagataaagaagaagtgaATGATAATGTAACAAATTCTGACCCCTCATTTAACAATGCTAAGGAACGCTTAGAATGTAATGAAGATTTAGAATGTAATGAACAGAAAGAAGATAGTAGGGATAATGTAGCTGTAGAAAACATTgcagaaagaattaaaaagaggaaagtaaatattaaaagaaagaattcacAAGTTGAACAAGATAAAATACTTGAAGCAGACAGTGGCGATGAGAGGAAACCTACGAATAAAAGAGGTATAAGGAAAAGAGCTTTATCTAGGAAAGGTAATAATCAAACGTCAACAAGTGAACGATCTGCAGTTACTGTACAGAAAAGGATAAAGTTAAATTGTTCGCACAAGCCTACATTAAGGAACAAAAgtgaaaacataaaaaatgatGTAGATAGTCTCAATACAAGTTGCAAAACAATTATTCATGGATTAAGAAAGTCAAGTCGGAATATCAAAACAGTAGTTAATAATTCTTCCAAAAAATATGATCAAGatgttttaaataaagaaaatccaaacaacaataaacataattatgaTCGATTGAATTCGTGTCTCGTATCACAAGGAACTATATCAAATAATACCAATAGTGCTACAATAATCAATGAGAATGTTCTATCAAACGAAGAAGTAAttaaagaacaagaaagaatagaaagattggttcttcaagagaaagaagattttGAATTGGCTCAAAGATTACAAACTAAGTTTGATGAAATGGAACGAATAGCTGGACGTACACGGCGGTCTAGAAAAGCGATTGAAAGTGGAGATATTTCCTTAGATTTATACAAAATAGAAGTAGGAAGGACTGTGCATAAAGTAGCTAGTACACATACTGCCAAACGATCAACTCTTAATCAAACTGTAAGCAGTGAAACTAAACAACGTGGTAGGCCTCGGAAGAGtgtgaaataa
- the LOC124424724 gene encoding rap guanine nucleotide exchange factor 4-like: protein METDVIYKYREEGDCMYFIASGTVALITFWGKEICHLENGDHFGAEVLINSQKRRTESVLALEVCELLRFNRQDFKRLVFHGSELFMRIENDIIKRHKLIEELEKLHEESEKQKNELKK, encoded by the exons ATGGAAACCgatgtaatttataaatatcgtgAAGAAGGTGATTGCATGTACTTCATAGCTAGTGGAACAGTTGCATTAATTACTTTTTGGGGTAAAGAA ATCTGCCATCTTGAAAATGGCGATCATTTTGGTGCAGAAGTTTTAATCAATTCTCAAAAGCGAAGAACTGAATCTGTTTTAGCTTTAGAAGTTTGTGAACTTTTGCGTTTTAATCGTCAAGATTTTAAACGTCTTGTTTTTCACGGGTCTGAATTATTCATGAgaattgaaaatgatataataaaaaggcaTAAATTAATCGAAGAATTGGAAAAGCTGCATGAAGAAtctgaaaaacaaaagaatgaattaaaaaaataa
- the LOC124424719 gene encoding conserved oligomeric Golgi complex subunit 4: MNKMNMPIEESNIQQMLNKLSENEIIVKEKLDNLLSRHCYIESKLQNINKVLPKVVFIRGEAEKFRNMIKHTNELAENVSSKVRQLDLARSRVCECQRRVNDILDLQLCSEGVATALQNEDYEQGAAHVHRYLSMDQQLLERTAEDVSGDPSTISSSLFTLQQAAVQLRTVVTHKFDEAVKSEDLASVERFFKIFPLLGMHLEGLKKFCSYLCSKLHDTAQKNLKAALEIKSNDKRASVIFADTMTLLFEGIARIVEVHQPIIETYYGPGRLLMTVSILQKECDRQVKKIVAEFMKHRSISKKVQMINDYVRKPNSERTDPKELDLLLGEITIMHSRAELYIRFLRRRVKNDIEISTTNTTQCTDLLNEFERNICNSELAHNMQELIGAYLALERYFLEESVNKAVGMDTLEQDQQISSMVDDVFFIVQKCIRRSISSWSIDGVCAVINIACDILEGEFANRLRNRLRQGYLAGYLDLTQAYSALQTSIQHGRLQTSDTELARLMFLAYLNNTDVSIEYVETLCKTLNAEIGATFPNMVEKDRGKIDSCLSGLKGVTSILRAITDYGLEQLRVSAVKPRVTPWVDAFSSIDHHINEDELLRYETDEPFVQILVTNLEGLLQGFKGHLTTSNYDALIGILTKEVTARLEKVVLKSTFNRAGGLILDKEIRSLASYLAAATSWSVRDKFARLTQIATILSIEKVEELADYCGADAIAWRLTTAEVRHIASLRIDLKPEDIKRFKI; encoded by the exons atGAATAAGATGAATATGCCAATAGAGGAGAGTAATATACAACAAATGCTTAATAAGCTGTCAGAAAATGAG ataattgtgaaagagaaattagACAATTTATTGTCTAGACATTGCTATATAGAAtcgaaattacaaaatataaataaagtattACCTAAGGTTGTTTTTATTCGTGGTGAAGCAGAAAAGTTTCGGAATATGATTAAACATACAAATGAATTAGCTGAAAATGTAAGCTCTAAAGTACGACAGCTTGATTTAGCAAGA agcAGAGTATGTGAATGTCAAAGAAGAGTTAATGATATATTAGATCTACAATTATGTAGTGAAGGTGTTGCAACAGCTTTACAAAATGAAGATTATGAACAAGGAGCTGCTCATGTCCATCGCTATCTATCAATGGATCAACAATTGCTTGAAAGAACAGCTGAAGATGTATCAGGGGATCCTAGTACTATTAGTAGCTCTCTTTTTACATTGCAACAAGCAGCTGTACAATTAAGGACAGTAGTTACTCATAAATTTGATGAAGCTGTTAAATCTGAAGATTTAGCATCTGTTGAAagattctttaaaatatttccattattagGAATGCATTTAGAAGGCTTAAAAAAGTTTTGTAGTTATTTATGTTCCAag CTTCACGATACAGcacaaaaaaatttgaaagctGCTTTAGAGATAAAAAGTAATGATAAACGAGCATCTGTTATATTTGCGGATACTATGACGTTATTATTTGAAGGAATTGCTCGAATTGTAGAGGTACATCAACCTATAATAGAAACATATTACGGACCTGGAAGACTTCTAATGACTGTATCtatattacaaaaagaatgtgatag gcaagttaaaaaaattgttgcaGAATTTATGAAACACAGAAGTATATCTAAAAAAGTACAAATGATAAATGACTATGTTAGAAAACCAAATTCAGAAAGAACTGACCCTAAAGAACTTGATCTTTTATTAGGTGAAATCACTATAATGCATTCAAGGGCAGAGctatatattcgttttttaAGGCGAAGAGTTAAA aATGACATAGAAATTAGTACCACAAATACTACACAATGTACAGATCtattaaatgaatttgaaagaaatatttgcaaTTCTGAGTTAGCTCATAATATGCAAGAACTTATAGGTGCTTATCTTGCtttagaaagatattttttggAAGAGAGTGTTAATAAAGCTGTTGGTATGGACACATTAGAGCAAGATCAACAAATATCTAGTATGGTGGATGACGTTTTTTTCATAGTACAAAAATGTATAAG ACGTTCTATATCAAGTTGGAGTATAGATGGTGTTTGTGCTGTTATCAATATAGCTTGTGATATATTGGAAGGAGAATTTGCCAACAGATTAAGAAATAGATTGCGTCAAGGATATCTAGCAGGATACTTGGATTTAACACAAGCATATAGTGCTTTACAAACAAGTATACAACATGGGCGTTTACAAACATCAGACACTGAACTTGCCCGTCTTATGTTTTTg gcatatttaaataatacagaTGTTAGTATTGAATATGTTGAGACATTATGCAAAACTCTGAATGCAGAAATAGGTGCAACTTTTCCTAATAtggtagaaaaagatagaggcAAAATAGATAGTTGTCTTTCTGGTTTGAAAGGAGTAACTTCTATTTTAAGGGCTATTACTGATTATGGGTTAGAACAATTACGTGTAAGTGCTGTAAAACCTAGAGTAACACCTTGGGTAGATGCCTTTTCGTCCATAGATCATCATATTAATGAG GATGAATTATTAAGATATGAAACGGATGAACCTTTTGTACAAATTTTAGTAACAAATTTAGAAGGTTTACTTCAAGGTTTTAAGGGTCATTTAACAACATCAAATTATGATGCTCTTATTGGTATTTTGACTAAAGAAGTTACAGCACGTTTAGAAAAAGTTGTCCTGAAATCAACCTTTAACAGA gcTGGTGGACTTATTTTAGATAAAGAAATTAGATCATTAGCTAGTTATTTGGCAGCAGCAACATCATGGTCTGTACGAGATAAATTTGCACGTTTAACTCAAATAGCAACTATATTGAGTATAGAAAAAGTTGAGGAATTGGCAGATTATTGTGGTGCAGATGCAATAGCATGGAGATTAACTACTGCAGAAGTTAGACATATTGCATCTCTTAGAATAGATCTTAAGCCTgaagatattaaaagatttaagatttag
- the LOC124424722 gene encoding transcription and mRNA export factor ENY2 — protein sequence MKTAPHQRLVMVGDRDGLKELLRRRLVECGWRDQVKLICKEIIKEHGHDITYDTLLSMVTSKARTLVPDSVKKELLQKIKNQLVAQEEKLKM from the exons atgaagACTGCTCCGCATCAAAGATTAGTCATGGTTGGCGATCGTGACGG ATTGAAAGAACTTTTAAGACGACGATTGGTGGAATGTGGATGGAGAGATCAGGTTAAATTAATCtgcaaagaaataataaaagaacatGGTCACGATATAACTTATGATACACTACTTTCTATGGTTACAAGTAAAGCACGAACACTTGTACCTGATTCAGTAAAGAAAGAACtactacaaaaaataaaaaatcagcTTGTAGCTcaggaagaaaaattgaaaatgtaa
- the LOC124424723 gene encoding trafficking protein particle complex subunit 2-like protein, which translates to MSQRSKVIQLYKTLLYMGHDHPKGYEYFRTRLRRAFNKNKEECNPEQIDKMIEHGNYIIKDMAVCVAVIGKDNSPKYIKCADEALALQFHYKVHTSIDIIEEKLNIGNKTAVDIRDLYLGLLLTTEEFKIYGYATNTKIKFVIVLQSSNISFRDNEVKTIFKKLHTAYSNAVCNPFYVPGSSINSKSFDSSVTEIMGII; encoded by the exons atgtctCAAAGAAGTAAAGTGATACAATTGTATAAAACG cttTTGTATATGGGACATGATCATCCAAAAGgttatgaatattttagaaCAAGATTAAGAAGagcatttaataaaaataaagaagaatgtaATCCTGAGCaaattgataaaatgatagaacatggaaattatattataaaaga catGGCTGTATGTGTGGCTGTTATTGGAAAAGAT aattctCCCAAGTATATTAAATGTGCAGACGAGGCCCTTGCATtacaatttcattataaagTGCATAcatctattgatattatagaagAAAAGTTAAACATAGGAAACAAGACAGCAGTTGATATTCGTGATTTATATTTAGGTTTGTTACTTACCACGGAAGAGtttaaaat CTATGGTTATGCTAcgaatacaaaaattaaatttgtgaTAGTATTACAATCATCTAATATATCATTTCGAGATAATGAAGTAAAGACG atatttaaaaaactaCATACTGCCTATTCCAATGCCGTTTGTAATCCATTTTATGTCCCAGGCAGTTCAATCAATTCTAA gtCATTTGATTCATCTGTAACGGAGATAATGGGAATTATATAA
- the LOC124425257 gene encoding uncharacterized protein MAL13P1.304-like — translation MSPRKLRKCRVIDTSVIITRKKSKARNLINRNSNSLQRAEENVENQKKNKTNLSIVKDKQLKNEKSLNIKFSKRNIQSEKSKKNNSPNKSIMIKNPVPKANKGIMYIDTESNIDNISCELINDSFIDLNINNELKNICNISLNETITPKSSPISVTLTPQRTTKTPRKSPLHLTSPKTHSEVPLGISKTPRKLMLSVNSTTKFNNSEISLRSRKSLNNSMLNNVSMNNIKVKLNKLNTSYTSTENLSRLSKSPKIVLRSPSTKSKRKSLKMKLSNEKGKRFTVTTVKKSPNKDMSTKVFNRSKRGNMNRKSLSSKASDLELNLTNVNNLSAYYKEIISKKPMVILEKIPLLDNLSLLVKSQNNQYPMNSTFDVKNVQKELFKDSDSPKNSISLNILSRNNKVLNNIFPLNLTSSPQIKRKSHLNEDILYLSPKATSSPVIDNKMHKNSICLNSTNKINRSYNNSKNNNININDKETNIANETYELLEPKTPHLQQQCRKRKAVEIDTNDKRDIKRACKVRFAGSESQNINKSQTTVLETKNTELTISLPKTKHISNLTIRKTPVIRHISHKRSSSMSNDFANKSKSDSEFKRRSRSTSNINRTLYNNSRKMDKTLSSTLNKTKNIGNEEKKDVKIRSAKKIPNFSEIHKKLFSKMESLVDNKNRLIKQHEALKTFNVSKLDTKDIKKPTDTKRDGYTKFGFKIRKADAANIILRKQQTIRQKDKREENRVLLKGVRTNRRFELQMKMRKLSE, via the exons ATGTCTCcgagaaaattaagaaaat GCCGTGTAATAGATACATCTGTTATTAtcacaagaaaaaaatcaaaagcaCGTAATTTGATAAATAGGAATTCAAATTCTTTACAACGTGCTGAGGAGAATGtagaaaatcaaaagaaaaataagaccAATCTTTCGATTGTAAAagataaacaattaaaaaatgaaaaatctttgaatataaaattttcaaagaggAATATACAGTcggaaaaatcaaaaaaaaataatagtcctaataaatctataatgataaaaaatccTGTGCCAAAGGCAAATAAAGGTATTATGTACATTGATACTGaaagtaatattgataacatatCATGTGAACTAATTAATGATTCATTTATCGATTTGAACATAAATAATGAACTGAAAAACATATGTAACATATCACTCAATGAAACTATCACTCCTAAAAGTAGCCCTATTTCGGTAACTTTAACACCCCAAAGAACAACCAAGACACCAAGAAAATCACCTTTGCATTTAACTTCTCCAAAAACACATTCTGAAGTTCCTCTTGGAATATCAAAAACACCTAGAAAGCTCATGCTTTCTGTTAATTCCACaactaaatttaataattctgaAATATCTTTACGAAGCAGAAAGAGTTTGAATAACAGTATGTTAAACAATGtttcaatgaataatattaaagtaaaactAAACAAGTTAAACACAAGTTATACATCTACTGAAAATTTATCGAGATTATCAAAATCTCcaaaaattgtattaagaTCACCAAGCACAAAATCAAAACGTAAATCATTGAAGATGAAGTTATCTAATGAAAAAGGTAAAAGGTTCACTGTAACAACAGTGAAAAAATCTCCAAATAAGGATATGTCaacaaaagtttttaatagATCCAAAAGAGGTAATATGAATCGTAAGTCATTGTCAAGTAAAGCAAGTGACTTAGAACTAAATTTGACAAATGTAAATAATCTATCAGCTtactataaagaaataatatcaaaaaagcCAATGGTGATACTTGAAAAAATTCCATTACTGGATAACTTAAGCCTATTAGTGAAGTCTCAGAATAATCAATATCCAATGAATAGCACATTTGATGTAAAGAACGTGcagaaagaattatttaaagattCAGATTCTccaaaaaattcaatttcattaaatatattatcaaggaacaataaagtattaaataatatatttcctttaaaTTTAACATCAAGCCCACAAATAAAACGTAAATCGCATTTAAATGAGGATATACTTTATTTATCACCAAAAGCAACAAGTAGTCCTGTTATTGATAACAAAATgcataaaaattctatttgtCTAAATTCtaccaataaaataaatagatcatataacaatagcaaaaataacaatataaatattaatgataaggAAACAAATATAGCAAATGAGACATACGAGCTTCTTGAACCAAAAACTCCACACTTACAACAACAATGTAGAAAACGTAAAGCAGTAGAAATAGATACCAAtgataaaagagatataaaaagagcATGTAAAGTTCGTTTTGCTGGTTCAGAATCtcagaatattaataaatcacaGACAACAGTATTAGAAACTAAGAATACTGAACTAACTATTTCTTTACCCAAAACAAAACATATCAGTAATCTAACAATTAGAAAAACTCCAGTTATAAGACATATTTCTCACAAAAGATCAAGTTCTATGTCCAATGATTTTGCAAATAAAAGCAAATCAGACTCTGAATTTAAGAGAAGGTCTAGGTCTACgtctaatattaatagaacACTTTATAACAATAGCAGAAAAATGGACAAGACACTTTCTTCTAcattaaacaaaacaaaaaatattggaaatgaagaaaaaaaag ATGTCAAAATACGTAGTGCTAAAAAAATCCCAAATTTTTcagaaattcataaaaaactGTTTTCTAAAATGGAATCTCTTGTAGATAATAAGAATCGCCTGATAAAGCAACATGAAGCATTAA AAACATTCAATGTTTCAAAATTAGAtacaaaagatataaagaaaccAACAGACACAAAACGTGATGGGTATACTAAATTTGgttttaaaataagaaaagctGACGCTgccaatattattttaagaaagCAACAAACAATTCGGCA aaaagataaacgagaagaaaatagagTACTATTGAAAGGTGTAAGAACAAATAGGCGATTTGAACTTCAAATGAAAATGCGTAAACTGTCTGAATAA
- the LOC124424808 gene encoding cryptochrome-1-like has product MTGSRKSEFGDGVAVQGDGRKHTVHWFRRGLRLHDNPSLREGLAGASTFRCVFILDPWFAGSTNVGINKWRFLLQCLEDLDCSLRKLNSRLFVIRGQPADALPKLFKEWGTTNLTFEEDPEPFGRVRDHKISTLCKELGISVVQRVSHTLYKLDEIIERNGGKPPLTYHQFQNVVASMDPPEKPVSTVTSVCIGDAYTPLKDDHDDHFGVPTLEELGLLPPIWVGGESEALARLERHLERKAWVASFGRPKMTPQSLLPSQTGLSPYLRFGCLSTRLFYYQLTDLYKKVQTASSILL; this is encoded by the exons atgacGGGTAGTAGGAAAAGCGAATTTGGCGATGGAGTGGCCGTGCAAGGAGATGGTAGGAAACATACGGTTCATTGGTTCCGAAGAGGACTCAGATTGCATGATAATCCGTCCCTAAGAGAAGGACTAGCTGGTGCTTCTACTTTCCGGTGTGTCTTTATTTTGGACCCCTGGTTTGCCGGAAGCACTAACGTTGGTATTAATAAATGGAG ATTTCTCTTGCAATGTCTCGAGGATCTCGACTGTTCCCTAAGGAAATTGAATTCCCGTTTGTTCGTGATACGAGGGCAACCAGCGGATGCCTTACCAAAGCTCTTTAAAGAATGGGGCACGACGAATTTAACGTTCGAAGAGGATCCAGAACCATTTGGACGCGTACGGGACCACAAAATTTCGACGCTTTGTAAGGAGCTCGGTATCTCGGTGGTTCAGAGGGTCTCGCACACTCTTTACAAGTTGGACGA aattatagaaagaaatggagGCAAACCACCCCTAACTTATCATCAGTTTCAAAATGTCGTCGCGAGTATGGATCCTCCAGAAAAGCCTGTATCTACAGTAACATCAGTTTGCATTGGTGATGCCTATACTCCATTGAAGGACGATCATGATGATCATTTTGGTGTACCAACGTTGGAGGAACTTG GGCTTCTGCCACCTATATGGGTCGGTGGTGAGAGCGAGGCCTTGGCACGATTGGAACGTCATCTCGAGAGGAAGGCCTGGGTAGCGAGTTTCGGCAGGCCAAAGATGACGCCGCAATCACTACTGCCGAGTCAGACAGGCCTATCACCTTACTTACGCTTTGGCTGTCTCAGCACGAGACTTTTCTACTATCAGCTTACTGATTTGTACAAAAAGGTACAAACGGCATCGtcaatacttttataa